The following are encoded together in the Thermomonas brevis genome:
- a CDS encoding DUF1684 domain-containing protein: MVPARTLTLLAAALLVAACDRSAGPSAAQQAAKAKAAAEFAASEQAWRDQRLAELTKPDGWTSLIGLHWLDTGTHRVGSAADNGIRLMMGPAHLGVFSVRDGKARFVADAAVAVDGEPSKGGVLRSDADEGGPSVIAFDEGKGLATVIARGGRLALRVKHADAGSRLHFTGLDYWAGGPGWQVQARFIPHPAGRTLPIANIIGTTDEIPNPGVVEFTRNGTPFRLEALDEGEGTLFLIFADRTSGHGSYGAGRFLDAPMPDAQGRLTLDFNRAYNPPCAFTPFATCPLPPPENRLNLRVEAGEKTYLKPAAPAKDT, encoded by the coding sequence ATGGTTCCTGCGCGGACGCTGACGCTGCTGGCCGCGGCCCTGCTGGTGGCGGCCTGCGATCGTTCCGCCGGACCCAGCGCGGCGCAGCAGGCCGCGAAGGCGAAGGCCGCCGCCGAGTTCGCCGCGTCCGAACAGGCGTGGCGCGACCAGCGGCTGGCCGAACTGACCAAGCCCGACGGCTGGACCAGCCTGATCGGCCTGCACTGGCTGGATACGGGCACGCACCGCGTCGGCAGCGCCGCCGACAACGGCATCCGCCTGATGATGGGGCCGGCGCACCTCGGCGTGTTCAGCGTGCGCGACGGCAAGGCCCGCTTCGTGGCGGACGCTGCCGTCGCCGTCGATGGCGAGCCCAGCAAGGGCGGCGTGCTGCGCAGCGATGCCGACGAGGGCGGCCCCAGCGTCATCGCGTTCGACGAGGGCAAGGGGCTGGCGACCGTGATCGCGCGCGGCGGCCGGCTGGCGCTGCGAGTCAAGCACGCCGATGCCGGCAGCCGCCTGCATTTCACCGGCCTGGACTATTGGGCCGGCGGACCCGGCTGGCAGGTGCAAGCGCGCTTCATCCCGCATCCGGCCGGCAGGACGCTGCCCATCGCCAACATCATCGGCACCACCGACGAGATCCCCAACCCCGGCGTCGTCGAGTTCACCCGCAATGGCACGCCGTTCCGGCTGGAAGCGCTGGACGAAGGCGAGGGCACCCTGTTCCTGATCTTCGCCGACCGCACCAGCGGCCACGGCAGCTACGGTGCCGGCCGCTTCCTCGACGCGCCGATGCCGGACGCGCAGGGCCGGCTGACGCTCGATTTCAACCGCGCCTACAACCCGCCGTGCGCGTTCACCCCGTTCGCCACCTGCCCGCTGCCGCCGCCGGAGAACCGGCTGAACCTGCGCGTGGAAGCGGGCGAAAAGACCTATCTCAAACCCGCCGCTCCGGCCAAGGACACCTGA
- the mutL gene encoding DNA mismatch repair endonuclease MutL — MSIRQLPDTLINQIAAGEVVERPASVVKELVENALDAGAKRIDIDLEEGGVRLIRIRDDGGGIASDELPLAVSRHATSKIASIDDLEAVATLGFRGEALPSVASVSRFRLASRRRDAEHGAELRIDGGKLGEVAPNAHPHGTTVEVRDLFFNVPARRKFLRAERTELSHIEEWLRTLALARPDVEIRVSHNGKPSRRWKGEGNLLSDVRLHEALGEEFARNALRVDHAGAGMRLHGWIAQPAYNRASADQQYLYVNGRSVRDRNVAHAVRQAYSDVLFHGRHPAYVLFLELDPRGVDVNVHPAKHEVRFRESRLVHDFVYRTLHAALAETRAGSIAAPTPPMHVSADAPRWSMPPAPQQQAMGLRVADAPAAYAALYAPRDGSAPMQPAPAMPMPDDAPGGMPPLGFAVAQLHGIYILAENADGLIVVDMHAAHERIGYEKLKAAHDGAGLRTQPLLVPSSLAVSEREAEVAERETDTLAQLGFEVQRSGPQSLLLRSVPALLAHGDVEALLRDVLADLREHGSTRRIADTRDELLATMACHGAVRANRRLSIPEMNALLREMEATERSGQCNHGRPTWTRFSLAEMDKWFLRGR; from the coding sequence GTGAGCATCCGCCAACTCCCCGACACCCTCATCAACCAGATCGCCGCCGGCGAAGTCGTCGAACGCCCCGCGTCCGTCGTCAAGGAACTGGTCGAAAACGCGCTGGACGCCGGCGCGAAGCGCATCGACATCGACCTGGAAGAAGGCGGCGTGCGCCTGATCCGCATCCGCGACGACGGCGGCGGCATCGCGTCCGACGAACTGCCGCTGGCGGTCAGCCGCCACGCCACCAGCAAGATTGCTTCCATCGACGATCTTGAGGCAGTGGCGACGCTGGGGTTCCGAGGCGAAGCGCTGCCGTCGGTGGCTTCGGTCAGCCGCTTCCGCCTTGCCTCGCGCCGGCGCGACGCCGAACACGGCGCGGAGTTGCGCATCGACGGTGGCAAGCTCGGCGAGGTCGCGCCGAACGCGCATCCGCACGGCACCACGGTGGAGGTGCGCGACCTGTTCTTCAACGTGCCGGCGCGGCGCAAGTTCTTGCGCGCCGAGCGCACCGAGTTGTCGCACATCGAGGAATGGTTGCGCACGCTGGCGCTGGCGCGGCCCGACGTGGAGATCCGGGTCAGCCACAACGGCAAGCCGTCGCGGCGCTGGAAGGGCGAGGGCAATCTCTTGTCCGACGTGCGCCTGCACGAAGCATTGGGCGAGGAGTTCGCGCGCAACGCGCTGCGCGTGGACCACGCGGGCGCGGGCATGCGCCTGCACGGCTGGATCGCGCAGCCGGCCTACAACCGTGCCAGCGCCGACCAGCAATACCTCTACGTCAACGGCCGCAGCGTGCGCGACCGCAACGTCGCCCACGCGGTGCGGCAGGCATACAGCGACGTGCTGTTCCACGGCCGCCATCCGGCCTATGTGCTGTTCCTCGAACTCGACCCGCGCGGCGTGGACGTGAACGTGCATCCTGCCAAGCACGAGGTGCGCTTCCGCGAGTCGCGCCTCGTCCACGACTTCGTCTACCGCACTTTGCATGCAGCATTGGCGGAAACCCGCGCCGGCAGCATCGCCGCACCCACGCCGCCGATGCACGTCTCCGCCGATGCGCCGCGCTGGTCGATGCCGCCGGCGCCGCAGCAGCAGGCGATGGGCCTGCGCGTCGCCGATGCGCCCGCCGCCTACGCCGCGCTGTACGCGCCGCGCGACGGGTCTGCGCCGATGCAGCCGGCACCCGCGATGCCGATGCCGGACGATGCGCCCGGCGGCATGCCGCCGCTGGGCTTCGCGGTCGCACAGCTGCACGGCATCTACATCCTCGCCGAGAACGCCGACGGCCTGATCGTGGTGGACATGCACGCCGCGCACGAGCGCATCGGCTACGAAAAACTCAAGGCCGCGCACGACGGCGCCGGCCTGCGCACGCAGCCGCTGCTGGTGCCGTCCAGCCTCGCCGTCTCCGAGCGCGAGGCGGAAGTGGCCGAGCGCGAGACCGACACGCTGGCGCAGCTCGGCTTCGAAGTGCAGCGCAGCGGCCCGCAGTCGCTGCTGCTGCGCAGCGTGCCGGCGCTGCTGGCGCACGGCGACGTGGAAGCGCTGCTGCGCGACGTGCTGGCCGACCTGCGCGAACACGGCAGCACCCGCCGCATCGCCGACACCCGCGACGAACTGCTGGCGACCATGGCCTGCCACGGCGCGGTGCGCGCCAACCGCCGCCTGAGCATCCCCGAAATGAACGCCCTGCTGCGCGAGATGGAAGCCACCGAGCGCTCCGGGCAATGCAACCACGGCCGTCCCACCTGGACGCGCTTTTCGCTGGCGGAGATGGACAAATGGTTCCTGCGCGGACGCTGA